In Pengzhenrongella sicca, a single genomic region encodes these proteins:
- a CDS encoding cystathionine beta-synthase: MKYAQHISELVGNTPLVRLSTVTRGLAATVLVKVEYLNPGGSVKDRIALKMIEAAEASGELAPGGTIVEPTSGNTGVGLALVAQRKGYRCVFVCPDKVSQDKRDVLTAYGAEVVVTATAVAPDHPDSYYSVSDRLVAEIEGGWKPNQYANVNGPASHYETTGPEIWADTDGTLTHFVAGVGTGGTITGTGRFLKDASAARAGGRVRIVGADPAGSVYSGGDGRPYLVEGVGEDFWPTAYDPAVPDEILAVSDADSFEMTRRLAREEGLLVGGSSGMAVVAALRLAATLESADPAAAAAAVIVVLLPDGGRGYLSKIFSDPWMRSYGFLSSGDGASVADVLRTKSGDLPKLVHTHPTETVRDAIEILQTYGVSQMPVVKAEPPVMLGEVAGAVSERHLTDAVFSGAASLADRVDTHMSAPLPLIGTGESVEAARAALRDVDALLVVDDGNPIGVLTRSDLLAYLTR, from the coding sequence ATGAAGTACGCGCAGCACATCTCCGAGCTCGTCGGCAACACCCCGCTCGTCCGGCTCTCGACCGTCACCCGCGGCCTCGCGGCGACGGTCCTGGTCAAGGTCGAGTACCTCAACCCCGGCGGGTCGGTGAAGGACCGGATCGCGCTCAAGATGATCGAGGCGGCCGAGGCGAGCGGCGAGCTCGCCCCCGGCGGCACGATCGTTGAGCCGACCAGCGGCAACACCGGCGTCGGGCTGGCCCTGGTCGCCCAGCGCAAGGGCTACCGCTGCGTGTTCGTGTGCCCCGACAAGGTGTCCCAGGACAAGCGGGACGTGCTCACGGCGTACGGCGCCGAGGTCGTGGTGACGGCGACCGCGGTCGCCCCCGACCATCCCGACTCCTACTACTCGGTCTCCGACCGGCTCGTCGCCGAGATCGAGGGGGGCTGGAAGCCGAACCAGTACGCGAACGTCAACGGCCCGGCGAGCCACTACGAGACGACCGGCCCCGAGATCTGGGCCGACACCGACGGCACGCTCACGCACTTCGTCGCGGGCGTCGGCACCGGCGGCACGATCACGGGAACCGGGCGGTTCCTCAAGGACGCGAGCGCGGCACGCGCCGGCGGCCGGGTCCGCATCGTCGGCGCCGACCCGGCCGGCTCGGTGTACTCCGGCGGCGACGGCCGCCCCTACCTCGTCGAGGGCGTCGGCGAGGACTTCTGGCCCACGGCCTACGACCCGGCCGTGCCCGACGAGATCCTCGCGGTCTCCGACGCCGACTCGTTCGAGATGACGCGGCGGCTCGCGCGCGAGGAGGGGCTGCTCGTGGGCGGCTCGTCCGGCATGGCCGTCGTCGCCGCCCTGCGCCTGGCCGCGACCCTGGAGAGCGCGGACCCGGCGGCCGCCGCCGCCGCCGTGATCGTCGTGTTGCTGCCCGACGGCGGGCGCGGCTACCTGTCGAAGATCTTCAGCGACCCGTGGATGCGGTCCTACGGCTTCCTGAGCTCCGGCGACGGCGCGAGCGTCGCGGACGTGCTGCGCACCAAGTCGGGCGACCTGCCGAAGCTGGTGCACACGCACCCGACGGAGACGGTCCGGGACGCGATCGAGATCCTGCAGACCTATGGCGTGTCCCAGATGCCGGTGGTCAAGGCCGAGCCGCCGGTGATGCTCGGCGAGGTGGCCGGCGCCGTGAGCGAGCGGCACCTCACCGACGCCGTGTTCTCGGGCGCCGCGTCGCTCGCCGACCGGGTCGACACGCACATGTCCGCGCCGCTCCCGCTGATCGGCACGGGGGAGAGCGTCGAGGCGGCCCGCGCGGCGCTCCGCGACGTCGACGCGCTGCTCGTGGTCGACGACGGCAACCCGATTGGCGTGCTCACCCGGTCCGACCTCCTGGCGTACCTCACCCGCTAG
- a CDS encoding HNH endonuclease signature motif containing protein, whose translation MRAIAADATWRRIFTDPATGCVTGIGPRGYRPGADLTGTILARDKTCTFVGCRMPAWRCDLDHRDPYDHDHPDLGGQTCPENLHSLCRHHHRAKTYGGWHPDLDTSTGDTWWTSPTKHRYKRPSVDVNPEPPPPDRPWLHEPQPDDPPF comes from the coding sequence GTGCGGGCGATCGCGGCGGACGCGACGTGGCGGCGGATCTTCACCGACCCCGCCACCGGGTGCGTGACCGGGATCGGGCCGCGCGGGTACCGCCCCGGCGCCGACCTGACCGGCACAATCCTGGCGCGGGACAAGACCTGCACGTTCGTGGGGTGCCGGATGCCCGCGTGGCGATGCGACCTGGACCACCGCGACCCCTACGACCACGACCACCCCGACCTCGGCGGGCAAACCTGTCCGGAGAACCTGCACTCGTTGTGTCGTCATCATCATCGGGCCAAGACCTACGGCGGCTGGCACCCCGACCTCGACACCTCCACCGGCGACACCTGGTGGACCTCACCGACCAAGCACCGCTACAAGCGGCCCTCCGTCGACGTCAACCCCGAACCCCCGCCACCCGACCGGCCCTGGCTCCACGAGCCCCAGCCCGACGACCCACCCTTCTAG
- a CDS encoding bifunctional 2-methylcitrate synthase/citrate synthase, producing MTTAAELPVIHRGLAGVVADTTSVSNVVAATNSLTYRGYAVQDLAAHCNFEQVAYLLWHGELPTPAQLLDFTTALRPRRVLSPGLLEVLRLLPTTCHPMDTLRTAVSFLGAEDPDAWTADPAANQVKAETLLAQLPTVVALDYRRRRGLEPIAPNPDLGFVENYFTMCFGAVPATELVRAFETSLILYAEHSFNASTFTARVVTSTLSDLYSAITGAIGTLKGPLHGGANEAVMLAMLEIGEPAKAADWLRGELAAHRKVMGFGHRVYKNEDSRVPTMKAALWSAAAAVEGGERWTAMYTELEQTMLAERGIWPNLDFPTGPAYYLMGFDIEMFTPMFVMARIVGWTAHIAEQRAHNALIRPLSQYEGVAQRPVPLELATRG from the coding sequence ATGACGACAGCCGCAGAGCTACCCGTGATCCATCGCGGGCTGGCCGGGGTGGTGGCCGACACGACGAGCGTCTCCAACGTCGTGGCCGCGACGAACTCGCTGACCTACCGCGGGTACGCGGTGCAGGACCTCGCTGCGCACTGCAACTTCGAGCAGGTCGCGTACCTGCTCTGGCATGGCGAGCTGCCGACGCCGGCCCAGCTCCTGGACTTCACGACCGCCCTGCGCCCGCGCCGGGTCCTGTCTCCCGGGCTGCTCGAGGTGCTGCGGCTCCTGCCGACCACGTGCCACCCGATGGACACGCTGCGCACGGCCGTGAGCTTCCTGGGCGCCGAGGACCCCGACGCGTGGACGGCCGACCCCGCCGCGAACCAGGTCAAGGCCGAGACCCTCCTCGCGCAGCTGCCGACGGTCGTCGCGCTCGACTACCGGCGCCGGCGCGGCCTCGAGCCGATCGCCCCGAACCCTGACCTCGGGTTCGTGGAGAACTACTTCACGATGTGTTTCGGGGCGGTCCCGGCGACCGAGCTCGTGCGCGCGTTCGAGACCTCGCTGATCCTGTACGCCGAGCACTCGTTCAACGCCTCGACGTTCACGGCGCGCGTGGTGACCTCGACGCTCTCCGACCTGTACAGCGCGATCACGGGCGCGATCGGCACGCTGAAGGGCCCGCTGCACGGCGGGGCGAACGAGGCCGTGATGCTCGCGATGCTCGAGATCGGGGAGCCCGCGAAAGCCGCCGACTGGCTGCGCGGCGAGCTCGCCGCGCACCGCAAGGTGATGGGGTTCGGGCACCGCGTCTACAAGAACGAGGACTCGCGGGTCCCGACGATGAAGGCCGCGCTCTGGTCCGCCGCCGCGGCCGTCGAGGGCGGCGAGCGCTGGACCGCGATGTACACCGAGCTGGAGCAGACGATGCTCGCCGAGCGCGGGATCTGGCCGAACCTCGACTTCCCGACCGGCCCGGCGTACTACCTGATGGGCTTCGACATCGAGATGTTCACGCCGATGTTCGTGATGGCCCGCATCGTGGGCTGGACCGCCCACATCGCGGAGCAGCGCGCGCACAACGCGCTCATCCGCCCGCTGAGCCAGTACGAGGGCGTGGCCCAGCGCCCGGTCCCGCTCGAGCTGGCCACGCGCGGCTAG
- a CDS encoding response regulator transcription factor, with translation MSVPDAVPARRTGLLLVDDQALLRMGFRLVLEAEDDLEVLGEAADGASAVRQAIALRPDVVLMDVRMPGMNGIEATARIVAALPECRVIILTTFDLDEYAFGALRAGASGFLLKDSRPAELTGAIRAVATGDAVVAPRVTRRMLEMFSGFLPASGEPAPGTGGLDPRLRVLTPRELEVFGALAEGLSNAEIAAHFMLSEATVKTHVGRILGKLSLRDRVQAVVLAYESGLVTPGL, from the coding sequence ATGAGCGTTCCCGACGCCGTGCCCGCGCGGCGGACCGGCCTGCTGCTGGTCGACGACCAGGCGCTGCTGCGGATGGGGTTCCGCCTCGTGCTCGAGGCGGAGGACGACCTCGAGGTGCTCGGGGAGGCGGCCGACGGCGCCTCCGCCGTCCGCCAGGCGATCGCCCTGCGCCCCGACGTCGTGCTGATGGACGTCCGGATGCCAGGCATGAACGGGATCGAGGCGACGGCGCGGATCGTCGCCGCGCTGCCGGAGTGCCGCGTCATCATCCTCACCACGTTCGACCTGGACGAGTACGCGTTCGGGGCCCTGCGGGCGGGCGCGAGCGGCTTCCTGCTCAAGGACTCGCGGCCCGCCGAGCTCACGGGGGCGATCCGGGCGGTCGCGACCGGGGACGCCGTCGTCGCCCCGCGGGTTACCCGGCGCATGCTGGAGATGTTCTCGGGCTTCCTGCCCGCGAGCGGCGAGCCCGCGCCGGGCACGGGCGGCCTCGACCCGCGCCTGCGGGTGCTCACGCCGCGCGAGCTCGAGGTCTTCGGCGCCCTCGCCGAGGGCCTCTCGAACGCGGAGATCGCCGCGCACTTCATGCTGTCGGAGGCGACCGTCAAGACCCACGTCGGCCGGATCCTCGGCAAGCTCTCGCTGCGCGACCGGGTCCAGGCGGTCGTGCTCGCGTACGAGTCGGGCCTGGTGACGCCCGGCCTCTAG
- the prpB gene encoding methylisocitrate lyase: MLGSTIPAASKRVAFRAGLASGRLLRMPGAFSPLVARIVAETGFDGVYISGAALSADLALPDIGLTTLTEVAARGGAIAQATDLPSLIDADTGFGEPLNAARTTRVLEQAGLAGLHLEDQVNPKRCGHLDNKAVVSVAEMLGRIRAAVGARTDPNFVVCARTDARAVEGLPAAIDRAKAYADAGADLIFAEALADESEFEAFRAGVDIPLLANMTEFGKSALLDAATLERLGFNVVIYPVTTLRIAMGAVEAGLRTIAADGTQAALVPAMQTRARLYELVDYADYNQFDSSVYNFTLGGADQ, from the coding sequence ATGCTGGGCTCGACGATCCCCGCCGCGAGCAAGCGCGTGGCGTTCCGGGCCGGGCTCGCCTCGGGCCGCCTGCTGCGGATGCCCGGCGCGTTCTCGCCGCTGGTGGCGCGCATCGTCGCCGAGACCGGCTTCGACGGCGTCTACATCTCGGGCGCCGCGCTCTCGGCCGACCTCGCCCTGCCGGACATCGGCCTGACCACGCTGACCGAGGTCGCCGCCCGCGGCGGCGCGATCGCCCAGGCCACGGACCTTCCGTCGCTGATCGACGCCGACACCGGGTTCGGCGAACCGCTCAACGCCGCGCGGACCACGCGCGTGCTCGAGCAGGCCGGGCTTGCCGGGCTGCACCTCGAGGACCAGGTCAACCCGAAGCGGTGCGGGCATCTCGACAACAAGGCCGTGGTCAGCGTGGCCGAGATGCTCGGGCGCATCCGGGCCGCCGTCGGCGCCCGCACGGACCCGAACTTCGTGGTGTGCGCGCGCACCGACGCGCGCGCCGTCGAGGGCCTGCCCGCCGCGATCGACCGGGCCAAGGCCTACGCGGACGCCGGCGCGGACCTGATCTTCGCCGAGGCGCTCGCGGACGAGTCGGAGTTCGAGGCGTTCCGGGCCGGCGTCGACATCCCCCTGCTCGCGAACATGACCGAGTTCGGCAAGTCCGCGCTGCTTGACGCCGCGACGCTCGAGCGGCTCGGCTTCAACGTGGTCATCTACCCCGTCACGACGCTGCGGATCGCAATGGGCGCGGTCGAGGCGGGCCTGCGCACGATCGCCGCCGACGGGACGCAGGCGGCTCTGGTGCCGGCCATGCAGACGCGCGCGCGGCTGTACGAGCTGGTCGACTATGCGGACTACAACCAGTTCGACTCGTCGGTGTACAACTTCACTCTCGGAGGTGCTGATCAATGA
- a CDS encoding Bax inhibitor-1/YccA family protein: MSNPVFDNNAIFRDPKKSRQQPQRGRQQGAVLQDSAVTAAPYDAAALNQMYQSPSATTAQTGRMTYDDVIMKTGGLLTIVVVMAALTWFVVPEESRMGVAIIGALVGFVLGMVNSFKKSPSPALILAYAAAEGVFLGGISWYFEVAFDLPGLVTQAVLATMATFAACLVLFRSGKVRVTPKFTRWLLVSMVGYLVFSLVNVLLMVFNVGGDGAFGPLRSGALGVIVGLFAVGLAAAMLILDFDSIKRGVEQGVPAKFAWTAAFGLVVTLVWMYLEFLRLIAILRGSN; encoded by the coding sequence ATGAGCAACCCCGTCTTCGACAACAACGCGATCTTCCGCGATCCCAAGAAGTCGCGGCAGCAGCCCCAGCGCGGGCGCCAGCAGGGAGCCGTGCTGCAGGACAGCGCGGTCACCGCGGCGCCGTACGACGCGGCGGCGCTGAACCAGATGTACCAGTCGCCCTCGGCGACCACGGCCCAGACCGGGCGGATGACCTACGACGACGTCATCATGAAGACCGGCGGGCTGCTCACCATCGTCGTCGTCATGGCGGCGCTGACCTGGTTCGTCGTGCCCGAGGAGTCGCGGATGGGCGTCGCGATCATCGGCGCGCTCGTCGGTTTCGTGCTCGGCATGGTGAACTCGTTCAAGAAGAGCCCGAGCCCGGCCCTCATCCTGGCCTACGCGGCGGCCGAGGGCGTCTTCCTCGGGGGCATCTCGTGGTACTTCGAGGTGGCCTTCGACCTGCCGGGCCTCGTGACGCAGGCCGTGCTCGCCACCATGGCGACGTTCGCCGCCTGCCTCGTGCTGTTCCGCTCGGGCAAGGTGCGCGTCACCCCGAAGTTCACGCGCTGGCTCCTCGTCTCCATGGTCGGGTACCTCGTGTTCTCGCTCGTCAACGTGCTGCTGATGGTCTTCAACGTCGGCGGCGACGGCGCGTTCGGCCCGCTGAGGAGTGGCGCCCTGGGCGTCATCGTCGGCCTCTTCGCCGTCGGCCTCGCCGCGGCGATGCTGATCCTCGACTTCGACTCGATCAAGCGTGGGGTCGAGCAGGGCGTCCCGGCGAAGTTCGCCTGGACCGCCGCTTTCGGGCTCGTCGTCACCCTCGTGTGGATGTACCTCGAGTTCCTGCGGCTGATCGCGATCCTTCGCGGCAGCAACTAG
- a CDS encoding 13E12 repeat family protein: protein MFAEAGAALAQAAAAGSCIAGPIDQVALATALMGQVPGSPLVDLLEGLCPSDVHDAVLIEAIAAWERVTSLAAARQGEMIAELARRRDAQRLGEFVGDEVASVLVMTRSVAEAKVSLGTSLAAWPAVNEALASGVIDHRKATALVDGVGHLDDDAAAAVLDAVLPVAPGLTVPALKARLRKVELTVNPAAVAQRRARDAADRNVRVSPAPGVMAWLTAYLPAKDAMTITAIDAIAASADPADPRCGGAARGRPDRPLHRHPRQRHRPHHRTTRHSGTGSRDSGSGRRDSEGRRGLEDRARASTAPAGDRRRDHVAGVG from the coding sequence GTGTTCGCTGAAGCGGGGGCGGCGTTGGCGCAGGCCGCGGCGGCGGGGTCGTGCATCGCGGGGCCGATCGATCAGGTCGCGTTGGCTACGGCCCTGATGGGGCAGGTGCCGGGCTCGCCGCTGGTGGACCTGCTCGAGGGACTGTGCCCGTCGGATGTGCATGATGCGGTGTTGATCGAGGCGATCGCCGCCTGGGAGCGCGTCACCTCGCTGGCTGCGGCGCGGCAGGGCGAGATGATCGCCGAGCTCGCCCGCCGCCGCGACGCGCAGCGGTTGGGTGAGTTCGTGGGTGATGAGGTCGCGTCGGTGCTGGTGATGACCCGGTCGGTGGCGGAGGCAAAGGTCAGCCTCGGGACGTCGCTGGCGGCGTGGCCCGCGGTGAATGAGGCGCTCGCATCTGGGGTGATTGATCACCGCAAGGCCACCGCCCTGGTCGACGGCGTCGGGCACCTCGACGACGACGCGGCCGCCGCGGTCCTGGACGCGGTGCTGCCGGTCGCGCCGGGGTTGACGGTGCCGGCGTTGAAGGCGCGCCTGCGCAAGGTCGAGCTCACCGTGAACCCGGCCGCCGTCGCCCAGCGGCGCGCCCGCGACGCCGCCGACAGGAATGTGCGGGTCAGCCCGGCGCCGGGGGTGATGGCGTGGTTGACCGCGTACCTACCCGCCAAGGACGCGATGACGATCACCGCGATCGACGCCATCGCCGCCTCCGCCGACCCCGCCGACCCGCGGTGTGGCGGCGCGGCGCGCGGACGCCCTGACCGACCTCTGCACCGACATCCTCGACAACGGCATCGCCCCCACCACCGCACTACCCGGCACAGCGGGACCGGGTCCCGGGACAGCGGGTCAGGCCGGCGGGACTCCGAAGGCCGGCGGGGTCTTGAAGACCGAGCACGGGCGTCGACCGCACCTGCAGGTGACCGCCGCCGCGACCACGTTGCTGGGGTTGGATGA
- a CDS encoding ABC transporter permease subunit, with amino-acid sequence MSIDTRTAAAPSSTTGDSRVHLSFARVVRSEWIKFRTLRSTVWTLGTTIVLMVGISLLIAWGVTSATSQGGGSEDFGGIVGANVVTGGYYFGQLTVAVLGVLVISGEYGTGMIRSTLAAVPTRLPALWAKALVLAVTSFVVAIVAIALSILATRAMLGPVDLAVDLGDPETARILFGTALYLAAISLLAFAFGALLRHSAAALAAVLGLLLVLENVFLLIPLDFFREVSPFLPSTAGSQLMMPQAQIDLMATTATGTVLSPWEGFAVLVAWVVVLLGTAAVLLRRRDA; translated from the coding sequence ATGAGCATCGACACCCGCACGGCCGCCGCGCCGTCCTCGACGACGGGCGACTCGCGCGTCCACCTCAGCTTCGCGCGCGTGGTGCGCTCCGAGTGGATCAAGTTCCGCACCCTGCGCTCGACGGTCTGGACCCTCGGGACCACGATCGTGCTCATGGTGGGCATCTCGCTCCTGATCGCGTGGGGCGTGACTAGCGCCACCAGCCAGGGCGGCGGCTCCGAGGACTTCGGGGGGATCGTCGGCGCCAACGTCGTGACCGGCGGCTACTACTTCGGCCAGCTGACGGTCGCCGTGCTCGGCGTCCTGGTGATCAGCGGCGAGTACGGCACCGGCATGATTCGCTCCACCCTCGCGGCGGTGCCGACCCGGTTGCCGGCCCTGTGGGCCAAGGCGCTCGTGCTCGCGGTCACCTCCTTCGTGGTCGCGATCGTCGCGATCGCGCTCTCCATCCTGGCGACCCGTGCGATGCTCGGCCCGGTCGACCTCGCGGTCGACCTCGGCGACCCGGAGACCGCCCGGATCCTGTTCGGCACGGCCCTGTACCTGGCCGCGATCTCGCTGCTCGCGTTCGCGTTCGGCGCTTTGCTGCGGCACTCCGCGGCGGCGCTGGCCGCCGTGCTCGGCCTGCTGCTCGTGCTCGAGAACGTCTTCCTGCTCATCCCGCTGGACTTCTTCCGCGAGGTCAGCCCGTTCCTGCCGTCCACGGCCGGCAGCCAGCTGATGATGCCCCAGGCGCAGATCGATCTGATGGCCACCACGGCCACCGGGACGGTCCTGAGCCCGTGGGAGGGCTTCGCCGTCCTGGTGGCCTGGGTCGTCGTGCTGCTCGGCACCGCAGCCGTCCTGCTTCGCCGGCGGGACGCCTGA
- a CDS encoding ABC transporter ATP-binding protein, producing MIEAHGLTKRYGPKTAVDDVTFTVHPGKVTGFLGPNGAGKSTTMRMIVGLDRPTHGTVTVNGRPYAQHRSPLHEVGALLDAKAVHTGRSAYNHLLAMAATHGIGKARVREVIEMTGLDTVAKKRVGGFSLGMGQRLGIASALLGDPRTLILDEPVNGLDPEGVVWVRNLVRYLAGEGRTVFLSSHLMSEMALTADHIIVVGRGRILADAPVADIVGRAAGTTVRVRSPHATRLVELMAGPGITVTSTAPESFEITGSTAEAIGEAAAGAQLVLHELTPVKGSLEDAYMALTQDSVEYHSTDAGLHPDHLSDHSGAHAAPSSTEGAHR from the coding sequence ATGATCGAGGCCCACGGCCTGACGAAGCGATACGGGCCGAAGACGGCGGTGGACGACGTCACGTTCACCGTCCACCCCGGCAAGGTCACCGGATTCCTCGGCCCGAACGGCGCCGGGAAGTCCACGACGATGCGCATGATCGTCGGCCTGGACCGGCCCACCCACGGGACGGTGACCGTCAACGGCCGCCCGTACGCGCAGCACCGGTCGCCGCTGCACGAGGTCGGCGCCCTGCTCGACGCGAAGGCGGTCCACACCGGCCGCAGCGCCTACAACCACCTGCTCGCGATGGCCGCGACCCACGGCATCGGCAAGGCCCGCGTGCGCGAGGTCATCGAGATGACCGGGCTCGACACCGTCGCCAAGAAGCGCGTCGGTGGCTTCTCGCTCGGCATGGGGCAGCGCCTCGGCATCGCCTCGGCCCTGCTCGGCGACCCGCGCACCCTCATCCTCGACGAGCCGGTCAACGGCCTCGACCCTGAGGGCGTCGTCTGGGTGCGCAACCTCGTGCGCTACCTCGCCGGCGAGGGACGCACCGTCTTCCTGTCCTCCCACCTCATGAGCGAGATGGCGCTGACGGCGGACCACATCATCGTCGTCGGCCGCGGCCGGATCCTCGCGGATGCCCCCGTCGCCGACATCGTCGGCCGCGCGGCGGGCACGACCGTGCGCGTGCGCAGCCCGCACGCGACCCGGCTCGTCGAGCTCATGGCGGGCCCTGGCATCACGGTCACCTCGACCGCACCCGAGTCGTTCGAGATCACCGGCAGCACCGCCGAGGCGATCGGCGAGGCCGCCGCCGGCGCCCAGCTCGTGCTGCACGAGCTGACGCCGGTCAAGGGCTCGCTCGAGGACGCGTACATGGCGCTCACGCAGGACTCGGTCGAGTACCACTCGACCGACGCGGGGCTGCACCCCGACCACCTCAGCGACCACTCCGGTGCGCACGCCGCACCGAGCAGCACGGAAGGCGCACACCGATGA
- a CDS encoding sensor histidine kinase, with product MKAASPAPTEPGPLFTELNTRRLGPIRRYFLRHPVTTDVVVAACFAVPGALLAAATSDRPRLPLFALVLAGFVVLLWRRRQPVWTAAAIGALGVVSLATTGTIGTFDTAVGLVIYAVAAARRPRTAWLALIALCLAVSGAFWLWDEPMNVAVLGITTDASESATETRVSAITAILIFALAAMAIGSSVRNRREHVSALIDRANRLAVERDHEIQLASAAERARIAREMHDVVAHSLSVMIALADGAGVALNRSPDRAREAIAEVSETGRSALADMRRVLGALRDPQAPLGPQPGAGDLAGLVEGFRSAGLPVRTTVTGTPVPTDAGIQLAVYRIVQESLTNVLRHAVGAGQVDVLLATADGWIEITVTDDGGAGISAAARAPSVLGERPATGAGSGGRGIIGMRERAAVYGGVVDAGPYRAGWRTRARLAWTEEDR from the coding sequence ATGAAGGCCGCCTCGCCCGCCCCGACCGAGCCCGGCCCGTTGTTCACCGAACTCAACACCCGCCGGCTCGGGCCGATCCGGCGATACTTCCTGCGCCACCCCGTCACGACCGACGTCGTCGTCGCCGCGTGCTTCGCCGTCCCGGGGGCTCTCCTGGCGGCCGCCACCAGCGACCGGCCGCGGCTCCCGCTGTTCGCGCTCGTGCTGGCCGGCTTCGTGGTGCTGCTCTGGCGGCGCCGGCAGCCGGTGTGGACCGCGGCGGCGATCGGCGCCTTGGGCGTGGTCTCGCTCGCGACCACCGGGACCATCGGCACCTTCGACACGGCGGTCGGGCTGGTGATCTACGCGGTCGCGGCCGCGCGCCGGCCCCGGACCGCGTGGCTCGCGCTCATCGCGCTGTGCCTGGCCGTCAGCGGCGCCTTCTGGCTGTGGGACGAGCCCATGAACGTCGCGGTGCTCGGCATCACGACGGACGCCTCGGAGTCGGCGACCGAGACCCGCGTCTCGGCGATCACCGCGATCCTCATCTTCGCGCTCGCCGCGATGGCCATCGGCTCGAGCGTGCGCAACCGCCGCGAGCACGTGTCCGCCCTGATCGACCGGGCGAATCGCCTCGCCGTCGAGCGGGACCACGAGATCCAGCTCGCGAGCGCCGCGGAGCGCGCCCGGATCGCGCGTGAGATGCACGACGTCGTCGCGCACAGCCTGTCCGTGATGATCGCCCTAGCAGACGGCGCGGGGGTCGCCTTGAACCGCTCGCCCGACCGGGCGCGGGAGGCCATCGCCGAGGTCTCGGAGACGGGCCGATCCGCGCTCGCCGACATGCGGCGCGTGCTGGGCGCGCTGCGTGACCCGCAGGCTCCGCTCGGGCCCCAGCCGGGCGCGGGCGATCTCGCGGGGCTCGTCGAGGGCTTCCGTAGCGCGGGCCTGCCGGTGCGGACGACGGTGACGGGCACCCCGGTGCCCACCGACGCCGGGATCCAGCTCGCGGTGTACCGGATCGTGCAGGAGTCGTTAACGAACGTGCTCCGCCACGCCGTGGGGGCCGGCCAGGTCGACGTCCTCCTCGCGACCGCCGACGGCTGGATCGAGATCACCGTGACCGACGACGGTGGCGCGGGCATCAGCGCTGCCGCCCGCGCGCCGTCGGTACTCGGAGAGCGGCCCGCGACCGGCGCAGGCTCCGGCGGGCGGGGGATCATCGGGATGCGCGAGCGCGCCGCCGTCTACGGTGGCGTCGTCGACGCCGGCCCCTACCGGGCCGGCTGGCGCACCCGGGCCCGGCTGGCTTGGACCGAGGAGGATCGATGA